The Amycolatopsis methanolica 239 nucleotide sequence AGGGCGTGGCGGTCAGCCACGGTTCCGCGGCCGCCTTCGTCGACGCCGAGGCCCGGCTGTTCCTCACCGAGGAGCCCATCGGTCCCGGTGACCGCGTGCTGGCCGGGCTGTCGGTCGCCTTCGACGCCTCGTGCGAGGAGATGTGGCTGGCCTGGCGGCACGGCGCGTGCCTGGTGCCCGCCCCGCGTGCGCTCGTGCGCACCGGCGTCGACCTCGGGCCGTGGCTGGTCGCCCAGCGCATCACGATCGTGTCCACCGTGCCGACCCTGGCCGCGTTGTGGCCGGCCGAGGCGCTGGAGGACGTGCGGCTGCTCATCTTCGGCGGCGAGGCGTGCCCGCCGGAGCTGGCCGAGCGGGTCGCCGTCGAGGGCCGCGAGGTGTGGAACACCTACGGCCCGACCGAGGCGACCGTGGTCGCCTGCGCCGCGCCGCTGACCGGGGAGGGCCCGGTGCGGATCGGGCTGCCGCTGGCCGGCTGGGACCTCGTGGTCGTGGACGCCGCGGGTGAGCCGGTGGCGATGGGGGAGTCCGGCGAGCTGGTGATCGGCGGCGCCGGCCTGGCCCGCTACCTCGATCCGGTGAAGGACGCGGAGAAGTTCGCGCCGCTGCCCGCGCTCGGCTGGGAGCGCGCCTACCGCAGCGGTGACCTGGTGCGCGCCGAGCCCGCGGGCCTGGTCTTCCTCGGCCGCGCCGACGAGCAGATCAAGCTCGGCGGCCGCCGCATCGAGCTGGGCGAGGTCGACGCCGCGCTGCAGGCCCTGCCCGGGGTCGCCGGAGCCGCCGCGGCGATCCGCACCACGAAGGCAGGCAACCAGGTTCTCGTCGGGTACGTCGTGCCGCAGGGTGGGTTCGACACCAATTCGGCTTCCGCGCTGCTCCGCGACCGCCTGCCGGCTGCCCTGGTGCCGCTGCTCGCGGTGGTCGACGACCTGCCGACGCGCACCTCGGGCAAGGTCGACCGTGCCGCGCTGCCCTGGCCGCTGGCCACTGTGGACACTGCCGCCGCGTTGACGCCGACCGAATCGTGGCTCGCCGAGGGCTGGGCGGAGATCCTGGGGGTGCCGGTGACCGATCCGGGCGCCGACTTCTTCACCTCCGGTGGCGGTAGCCTCACCGCGGCGCAGCTGGTGGCGCGCATCCGCACCCGGCACCCGCAGGTGTCGGTCGCCGACCTCTACCGCCACCCGAAGCTCGGCCAGCTCGCCGCGCTGCTCGACGGCCTCGATGGGGAAACCGCGCGGCGGCGCGACGTCCGCCCGGTCCCGCGGCGGGCCGGAGCCGCGCAGGCCGTGCTGGGCCTGCCGGTGCTCGCCCTGACCGGGCTGCGCTGGGTGACCGCGCTGGCAACACTGTCCACTGTGCTCGCGCTGACCGGCGTCGCGTGGACGCCCGCCGTGTCCTGGTGGTCGCTGGCCCTGGCCTGGATGGTGCTGTTCAGCCCGCCCGGCCGCATCGCCATCGCGGCCGGCGGCGCGCGGCTGCTGCTGCGTGGCGTCCGCCCCGGCGCCCACCCCCGCGGCGGCCGGGTCCACTTGCGACTGTGGGCGGCGGAACGGCTCGCCGACGCCACCGGCGCCGCCGGGATCTCCGGTGCGAGCTGGATGACGCTGTACGCCCGCGCGCTGGGCGCGAAGGTCGGCAAGGACGTCGACCTGCACACCCCGCCGCCGGTCACCGGCCTGCTCAAGCTGGGCCGCGGGGCGGCCGTGGAACCCGAGGTCGACCTGTCCGGCCACTGGGTGGACGGCGACGTCGTGCACATCGGCAAGATCCGCGTCGGCGCCGGCGCCCGGGTCGGCGCGCGCAGCGTGCTACTGCCCGGCGCGCGGATCGGCAAGGGCGCGGAGATCGCGGCCGGGTCGACGGTGCTGGGCGCGGTGCCCGCGGGCCAGCGCTGGGCGGGTTCGCCCGCGCGGCGCGACGGCAAGGGCGCGCTGCGGTGGCCGTCCAGCCGCCCGCCGCGGGCGCGGTTCTGGGCCTTCGCCTACGGGACGGCCTCGTTCGTGCTGGGCCTGTTCCCGGTGCTGGCCGCCGTGCCCGGCCTGCTGGTGCTGGGCGCCGCGGTCGCGGGCACCACGACGATCGGCGCGGCCCTGGGCGCCGCGCTGCTCACCGTGCCGGTTGCGACGGTGGCCGCGTTCGGCACCTACGCGCTGCTGGTGCTGGTGTCGGTGCGGCTGCTCGGGCTGGGCCTGCACCAGGGTTACCACCCGGTGCACGGCCGGATCGCCTGGCAGGTGTGGGCCACCGAGCGGCTGACGGACCTGGCCCGCCAGGTGCTGTTCCCGCTCTACGCCAGCCTGTTCACGCCGGTGTGGCTGCGGCTGCTCGGCGCGAAGGTCGGCCGTGGCGCGGAGGTCTCGACGGTGCTGGCCGTCCCGCGGATGACGCAGGTCGACGACGGCGCGTTCC carries:
- a CDS encoding Pls/PosA family non-ribosomal peptide synthetase, producing MGAPVLDPTLPGVLVPERALFPGGPAAARRTLLDVLAATAARHPNAAALDDGERVLSYRRLSEEAQALGSRLAAEGVGRGDRVGVRISSGTADLYVAILGVLAAGAAYVPVDADDPDERAELVFGEAGVCAVLMDDGLTMLAEPGGRTGAPAPGDDAWIIFTSGSTGKPKGVAVSHGSAAAFVDAEARLFLTEEPIGPGDRVLAGLSVAFDASCEEMWLAWRHGACLVPAPRALVRTGVDLGPWLVAQRITIVSTVPTLAALWPAEALEDVRLLIFGGEACPPELAERVAVEGREVWNTYGPTEATVVACAAPLTGEGPVRIGLPLAGWDLVVVDAAGEPVAMGESGELVIGGAGLARYLDPVKDAEKFAPLPALGWERAYRSGDLVRAEPAGLVFLGRADEQIKLGGRRIELGEVDAALQALPGVAGAAAAIRTTKAGNQVLVGYVVPQGGFDTNSASALLRDRLPAALVPLLAVVDDLPTRTSGKVDRAALPWPLATVDTAAALTPTESWLAEGWAEILGVPVTDPGADFFTSGGGSLTAAQLVARIRTRHPQVSVADLYRHPKLGQLAALLDGLDGETARRRDVRPVPRRAGAAQAVLGLPVLALTGLRWVTALATLSTVLALTGVAWTPAVSWWSLALAWMVLFSPPGRIAIAAGGARLLLRGVRPGAHPRGGRVHLRLWAAERLADATGAAGISGASWMTLYARALGAKVGKDVDLHTPPPVTGLLKLGRGAAVEPEVDLSGHWVDGDVVHIGKIRVGAGARVGARSVLLPGARIGKGAEIAAGSTVLGAVPAGQRWAGSPARRDGKGALRWPSSRPPRARFWAFAYGTASFVLGLFPVLAAVPGLLVLGAAVAGTTTIGAALGAALLTVPVATVAAFGTYALLVLVSVRLLGLGLHQGYHPVHGRIAWQVWATERLTDLARQVLFPLYASLFTPVWLRLLGAKVGRGAEVSTVLAVPRMTQVDDGAFLADDTMVATYELGHGWLHVAPTRIGKQAFLGNSGMAAAGRAVPKRGLVGVLSSAPRKAKKGSSYLGMPPMPLRRAVEAADSSRTFAPPLRLKAARAAVELCRIVPVMCAVALAVLVLAALAAVWATAGLLVAAVAAPVVLVVAGLVAGAVTTAVKWALTGRFRTADHPLWSSFVWRTELADTFVETLAVPWLVSWSAGTPLLPCWLRTMGAKIGRGVWLETYWLPETDLVRLGDGATVNRGCVVQTHLFHDRIMRMSEVTVAEGATVGPHGIVLPGASVGARTTVGPGSLVTRGDAVPADSRWLGNPIAAWRA